The genomic interval GGCTAGATGTAGATGTTGCCGGTTTGCAGAAGTTGAGGCACCCTGAGAAATACAAGGGCTATTTTCTTACCTTGAAGAGGTGGCTGTCAGAGTATAATCTCGTAGATCCCGACGAGGCTTTAGAGGAAGCTGTGTTTGTATATTCGCGTGGAGAGGGTGAGGGTAAGACTATCGTTTTGATGTTTTATTCTATGCGTAGGGGCAAAGTGTACAAAGTCGTGTTGGCGCCCTTGAAGCCAGGCGTCCTGAAGACCTTGGACGGTTTGCTTGAGAGGGCGGGCTGGAGGAGGAAGTTCTTGTTGGACATGAAGCCTGCTCGGCATCTTTCCTTGACAACGTGAGGGCGAATCTTTGGAGAACGCGTGTTTTCTTGTTGCTTCATTGTTTATGAGATAATTTTGCCTGACAATGTGTGGTGCGGGGGCCGGGATTCGAACCCGGGCAGGCCAACGCCAGCGGATCTTGAGTCCGCCCCCTTTAACCTGGCTCGGGCACCCCCGCCTCTAGAAACTTAGATAGTCCGTGGGCTATAAGATTTTCGTCTCTATGTTTTGCTAGAGTTTGCGTGCTAGGACCACGTAGCCTGTGTGTACGACGCCTAGTGTTTCTGGGCGTAGCTCTTCTGGTATTGGCTTGTATTTTCTGAGCTGTATTTCTGTGGGTTCTATTTGTTTGAAGCCTGTTTTTCTCAGGGATACTACTGTTTTTTCGAGCTGTGGCATGGTGGGTATGAAGACTGCTATTGTTCCTCCGTGTGTCAACGCGTTTTTTGCATGTTCTGTCACGGTCCAGGGGTCGGGCATGTCTAGGATGACTGCGTCGACTTCTTCCTCGTCTATGCCGTTTCTTATGTCTTTGTTTTTTGCTTCTACGTGCTGGAGCACCCCGAGGTTCTCTAGGTTTTTAAGGGCCTTCTCGTAGAAGTCTTTCCTGATCTCGTACGTGTAGACTCTTCCGCTGGGTTTTACGTACCATGCGAGTATAGCTGTCATGTATCCTGTCCCGGTGCCTGCTTCTACGACTCGGGAGCCTGGGCCTATTCCTGTGGCTATGAGGATGTAGGCGGCGTCCTTTGGATAGATGACCTGGGTGTGCTTGTGGATTGTTTCGAGCCTGTCGACGAAGTTTGCTCTTGAGATTGTTAATTTTTCTCCGACGTTTGTTTCTACTTCGTCGCCGTATTTGAGGCCTATAAGGCTGGAGAGGTTAATGCTGCCGTATGTCGTGTGGAACATTTTTCCCTCTTCCACCTTGACGACGTATCTATGTTTATCGCTGTGGTAGAGTATTATCCAGTCTCCCTGCTTAACGATGCTGGACACAGTCTTGTTCCCGGTTTCTGCCCTTTTATTTTTTCTTTTCTGGGGACGTTTCTTTCCACGCAATCTTTAAATAAATAGAGTTAGGGTTGTGTTAGGATACATATGGTAGATGCACGGCTCGTACCAGCTAGGCTATTAATAGAAGAGGTGGCCAAATACCTAAAAGAAAACGTCAGCGAGATTAAGCCCCCAGAGTGGAGCCTCTACGCAAAGACCGGGCCTACCCGCGAGAGGCCCCCTGAGGATCCAGATTGGTGGTATAAGAGGTGTGCTGCTCTTCTGAGGAAAGTCTACCTCAATGGTCCAGTTGGCCTTGAAAGGCTTCGAACGGCGTATGGCGGGAGGACAAAAAACACTGTCAAGAGGAAACATTTCAAGAAGAGTGGAGGCTCCTCGATAAGGAAGGCTTTGCAGCAACTTGAAAGCGCTGGATTGATAGCGAAGACGCCGAAAGGCCGCGTGGTCACCCCAAAGGGTAAGTCTCTGCTGGACAAGATCGCTCTAGAGACATTTAAAAAACTGGTTCAGGAGAGGCCTGAGCTCGAAAAGTACTTGGCGAAGCCGCAGGCGAGCCCTGCTCCTCAATCGCAGT from Thermofilum adornatum carries:
- a CDS encoding tRNA (adenine-N1)-methyltransferase, with amino-acid sequence MSSIVKQGDWIILYHSDKHRYVVKVEEGKMFHTTYGSINLSSLIGLKYGDEVETNVGEKLTISRANFVDRLETIHKHTQVIYPKDAAYILIATGIGPGSRVVEAGTGTGYMTAILAWYVKPSGRVYTYEIRKDFYEKALKNLENLGVLQHVEAKNKDIRNGIDEEEVDAVILDMPDPWTVTEHAKNALTHGGTIAVFIPTMPQLEKTVVSLRKTGFKQIEPTEIQLRKYKPIPEELRPETLGVVHTGYVVLARKL
- a CDS encoding 30S ribosomal protein S19e, which encodes MVDARLVPARLLIEEVAKYLKENVSEIKPPEWSLYAKTGPTRERPPEDPDWWYKRCAALLRKVYLNGPVGLERLRTAYGGRTKNTVKRKHFKKSGGSSIRKALQQLESAGLIAKTPKGRVVTPKGKSLLDKIALETFKKLVQERPELEKYLAKPQASPAPQSQ